The following coding sequences lie in one Cupriavidus sp. WKF15 genomic window:
- a CDS encoding spermidine synthase: MTLLKRKSIEAVASRRPARGIRTRGERPAREEKRMTPRFAPVTFSELDGVRYLHFGTEWVQGAMRLRKPDAIELEYAQQMMAWLLFLSPSAPDFHVVQLGLGAAALTKFSHRHFARARVTAVELNPAVIIAGRSMFGLREDDARLSVREQDAWDYVMDATSTDSVDALQVDLYDATARGPVLDTTAFYRACRRTLKSPGVMTINLFGDHDSFPKNIERICDAFDNRVLVFPEVHDGNVIALAFNGPAIDVSWETLEARADVVEKGTGLPARDWVNKLRAANARQEERLVI, translated from the coding sequence ATGACCCTACTGAAACGCAAATCGATCGAGGCCGTCGCCTCGCGCCGCCCCGCGCGCGGCATCCGTACCCGCGGCGAACGCCCGGCCCGGGAAGAAAAGCGCATGACGCCGCGCTTTGCACCGGTGACTTTTTCCGAGCTGGACGGCGTCCGCTACCTGCACTTCGGCACCGAGTGGGTACAGGGCGCGATGCGCCTGCGCAAGCCCGATGCCATCGAACTCGAATACGCCCAGCAGATGATGGCCTGGCTGCTGTTCCTGTCGCCGTCGGCGCCGGACTTCCACGTGGTGCAGCTCGGGCTGGGCGCGGCGGCGCTGACCAAGTTCAGCCACCGGCACTTCGCGCGGGCCCGCGTGACCGCGGTGGAGCTGAATCCGGCGGTCATCATTGCCGGCCGCAGCATGTTCGGCCTGCGCGAGGACGACGCGCGCCTCAGCGTGCGCGAGCAGGATGCCTGGGACTATGTGATGGACGCCACCAGCACGGACTCGGTCGACGCATTGCAGGTGGACCTGTACGACGCCACGGCGCGCGGCCCGGTGCTTGACACCACCGCCTTCTACCGCGCCTGCCGCCGTACCCTGAAGTCGCCGGGCGTGATGACCATCAACCTGTTCGGCGACCACGACAGCTTCCCGAAGAACATCGAACGCATCTGCGATGCCTTCGACAACCGCGTGCTGGTGTTCCCGGAAGTCCATGACGGCAACGTCATCGCGCTGGCCTTCAACGGGCCGGCGATCGACGTGTCGTGGGAAACGCTGGAAGCCCGCGCCGACGTGGTGGAAAAAGGCACCGGGCTGCCCGCGCGCGACTGGGTGAACAAGCTGCGCGCTGCCAATGCGCGCCAGGAAGAGAGGCTGGTGATCTGA
- a CDS encoding DUF2863 family protein gives MAGFRPKASPRLSPDAERLVADALALDASGSRMEDAYWERRLSQRLGRLLKNGSQTALDAALEHLFKHNADASDVLAEQAETLAESATLEVDGVRYDALLVAAPILAHTRYAIPSGSLKPDLAQTLAVHLQAHVLATGTKVALSPYLYSIDQLPRTHSDTFALTQKLAAAALSAAVPKVDLRDLPETAPILADPRYLLAVVVAPHEQALFRWQEDAKEHHAERSTCLEQWRSQVQATVALLLPGCEFELLLPDAFFLSCRESDKSIRPLTVRAAVNYLSGTLDVPAGQLAAVVAAFGEEVVEEYRVGFTMRGEKDVIYGIVWPVYGREAGEVDADEKGNPLEQICEELRNAGVEDIFRHAALFDPEYCEDCGTPLYADRNGEIVHAELPEDAPTQQPLFH, from the coding sequence ATGGCAGGTTTTCGCCCCAAGGCTTCCCCGCGTCTTTCGCCCGATGCCGAGCGACTGGTCGCCGATGCGCTCGCCCTCGACGCATCGGGCAGCCGCATGGAGGACGCGTACTGGGAACGGCGGCTCTCGCAACGCCTGGGCCGGCTGCTGAAGAACGGCAGCCAGACCGCGCTGGACGCGGCGCTCGAACACCTGTTCAAGCACAATGCTGACGCCTCCGACGTCCTGGCCGAGCAGGCCGAGACGCTGGCCGAATCGGCCACGCTGGAAGTCGACGGCGTGCGCTATGATGCCCTGCTGGTAGCCGCCCCCATCCTCGCGCATACGCGCTACGCGATTCCGTCCGGCTCGCTGAAGCCGGACCTGGCGCAGACCCTCGCCGTGCACCTGCAGGCGCACGTGCTGGCCACGGGCACCAAGGTCGCACTGTCGCCGTATCTGTACAGCATCGACCAGCTGCCGCGCACGCACAGCGACACCTTCGCGCTGACGCAAAAGCTCGCGGCCGCCGCGCTGAGCGCTGCCGTACCCAAGGTGGACCTGCGCGACCTGCCGGAAACGGCGCCGATCCTGGCCGATCCGCGCTACCTGCTGGCCGTGGTGGTCGCACCGCACGAGCAGGCGCTGTTCCGCTGGCAGGAGGATGCCAAGGAGCACCATGCCGAGCGCTCGACCTGCCTCGAACAGTGGCGCAGCCAGGTGCAGGCCACGGTGGCCCTGCTGCTGCCGGGCTGCGAATTCGAGCTGCTGCTGCCGGACGCGTTCTTCCTGTCCTGCCGCGAATCCGACAAGAGCATCCGCCCGCTGACCGTGCGCGCGGCCGTGAATTACCTGAGCGGCACGCTGGACGTTCCCGCCGGCCAACTCGCGGCGGTGGTGGCGGCGTTCGGCGAGGAAGTGGTGGAAGAGTACCGTGTCGGCTTCACCATGCGCGGCGAAAAGGATGTGATCTACGGGATCGTCTGGCCGGTCTATGGCCGCGAAGCCGGCGAAGTGGATGCCGACGAAAAGGGCAACCCTCTCGAGCAGATCTGCGAGGAGCTGCGCAATGCCGGCGTCGAGGACATCTTCCGCCACGCCGCGCTGTTCGATCCGGAATACTGCGAAGACTGCGGCACGCCGCTCTACGCTGATCGCAACGGCGAGATCGTCCACGCCGAGCTGCCTGAGGATGCACCGACGCAGCAGCCGCTGTTCCACTAA
- a CDS encoding type II toxin-antitoxin system VapB family antitoxin has translation MRTTIALDDELIAKAQAYTGLEEKSALVREALKALIQREAARRLANLGGSQPGIQGVPRRRQDVE, from the coding sequence ATGCGTACCACCATCGCTCTTGATGACGAATTGATCGCCAAGGCTCAAGCCTATACGGGCTTGGAGGAAAAGTCGGCGCTTGTGCGCGAAGCGCTCAAAGCCTTGATCCAACGTGAGGCCGCGAGGCGGCTCGCGAATCTTGGCGGTAGCCAACCCGGCATACAGGGGGTGCCGCGTCGCCGGCAGGACGTCGAATGA
- a CDS encoding metalloregulator ArsR/SmtB family transcription factor: protein MPNTSDPLSIIFAALADPTRRAILARLSEGDAPVSELARPFDISGPAISRHLRVLAEAGLIEREIDARWRICHLRPGAMRDAHGWLETYRRLWEGNLDRLVAFVEQTQGETAVTHSKKGIKS, encoded by the coding sequence ATGCCGAACACCAGCGACCCGCTCTCCATCATCTTTGCCGCCCTGGCCGACCCGACGCGCCGCGCGATCCTGGCGCGGCTGTCCGAGGGCGACGCCCCGGTCAGCGAACTGGCGCGCCCGTTCGATATCTCCGGTCCGGCCATCTCCCGGCATCTGCGTGTGCTGGCGGAGGCGGGACTGATCGAGCGGGAGATCGACGCACGCTGGCGCATCTGCCATTTGCGCCCTGGCGCCATGCGCGATGCGCACGGCTGGCTGGAGACCTATCGCCGGCTTTGGGAAGGCAATCTCGACAGGCTGGTGGCCTTTGTCGAGCAAACGCAAGGCGAGACCGCTGTCACCCATTCGAAAAAGGGGATCAAGTCATGA
- a CDS encoding IS110 family transposase, translating to MQDNQQHSSVDVFVGVDVGKGHHHAVALDRNGKRLYNKALPNDEAKLRALIAELKAHGQLLFIVDQPATIGALPVAVARDEGVLVAYLPGLAMRRIADLHAGEAKTDARDAAIIAEAARSMPHTLRSLRLADEQLAELTMLCGFDDDLAAQITQTSNRIRGLLTQIHPALERVLGPRLDHPAVLDLLERYPSPAELAAASEKTLANRLTKLAPRMGKSLAAEIVQALSEQAVIVPGTQAATIVMPRLAQQLAALRKQRDEVASEVERLVHANPLWPVLTSMPGVGVRTAARLLTEVAHKVFASAAHLAAYAGLAPVTRRSGSSIRGEHPSRRGNKVLKRALFLSAFAALRDPVSRDYYARKVQQGKRHNQALIALARRRCDVLFAMLRDGTFYQPKSAPNA from the coding sequence ATGCAAGACAACCAACAACATAGCTCCGTCGATGTATTCGTCGGCGTCGATGTCGGCAAAGGCCACCATCATGCCGTCGCTCTCGATCGGAACGGAAAGCGCCTGTACAACAAAGCGCTGCCCAACGATGAGGCCAAACTGCGCGCGCTCATCGCCGAACTCAAGGCACACGGCCAACTTCTGTTCATCGTCGATCAGCCCGCCACCATCGGCGCGCTGCCTGTGGCAGTCGCCCGTGATGAAGGTGTCCTGGTCGCCTATCTGCCGGGTCTGGCCATGCGCCGCATCGCCGATCTGCATGCAGGTGAAGCCAAGACTGACGCCCGCGATGCCGCCATCATTGCAGAAGCCGCCCGCTCAATGCCGCATACGCTGCGCTCGCTTAGACTGGCGGACGAGCAACTTGCCGAACTCACCATGCTGTGCGGCTTCGATGACGATCTCGCCGCGCAGATCACGCAGACTAGCAACCGCATTCGCGGACTGCTCACCCAGATCCATCCCGCTCTGGAGCGGGTTCTGGGGCCGCGCCTCGATCATCCAGCCGTGCTTGACCTGCTTGAGCGATATCCGTCGCCCGCCGAACTTGCAGCCGCCAGCGAGAAGACGCTCGCTAACCGCCTCACCAAACTCGCACCCCGCATGGGCAAAAGCCTCGCGGCCGAAATCGTTCAGGCGCTCAGCGAGCAGGCGGTAATCGTACCTGGCACTCAGGCAGCAACGATCGTCATGCCGCGTCTGGCACAGCAGCTCGCTGCCTTACGCAAGCAACGCGACGAGGTTGCCAGCGAAGTTGAACGCCTGGTGCATGCGAACCCTCTTTGGCCAGTCCTGACCAGCATGCCGGGAGTCGGCGTCAGGACCGCCGCCAGACTCCTCACTGAAGTCGCCCACAAAGTCTTCGCTTCGGCCGCGCATCTTGCCGCCTACGCTGGCCTGGCGCCAGTAACTCGACGCTCCGGCTCATCCATCCGTGGCGAGCACCCGTCCAGGCGGGGCAACAAGGTCCTTAAGAGAGCACTCTTCCTCTCTGCCTTTGCCGCCTTGCGGGACCCTGTCTCACGGGACTACTACGCCCGCAAGGTCCAACAGGGCAAGCGCCACAACCAAGCGCTCATTGCTCTTGCCAGACGTCGCTGCGACGTGCTGTTCGCCATGCTGCGTGACGGCACCTTCTATCAACCGAAATCCGCCCCTAATGCTTGA
- a CDS encoding ABC transporter substrate-binding protein gives MPFRHPSTTTRSTRAALRTAGAALWCGAVFALSPTGNASAEDLRIGLAADVTSMDPQWNNAGPNNAIALHIFESLVFMDKNARYIPGLALSWKPLNPTTWEIKLRPNVKWHDGAPFTSVDVKASLERPEKLDNSPGSFTSYTKPIARIDTPDALTVRLTMNVPNYANLANDLNSVPIMPKKVAATLTQAEFDSGKAMIGTGPFRFVRFARGQEIVMARNPDYWGPKPEWDRAVFRIITDNGARSAALLAGDVDVIESVPAADVAKLKQNPKFRIEQTVSWRTIFWQMDQSRDNPPYVTDKAGKPLGKNPFKDARVRAAISRAINRDAIVSRIMEGLAVPASSLVSPQIFGHPGTKPEPYDPEGAKKLLAAAGYPNGFGLMLHATNNRYLNDAAVAQATASMLTRVGIQTKVETMPVAVYFTRARQGDFSFEMLGWGSAAADVALRSITGTPDAKTGYGTWNWGKYSNPQLDKLIEKSLTTVSSDKAREENAKAAAKFALDDHAIIPSHSQLAMWAMKKGLKYEARTDEWSLAQFFHKE, from the coding sequence ATGCCTTTCCGCCATCCTTCCACTACCACCCGCTCCACGCGCGCCGCGTTGCGCACCGCAGGCGCCGCGCTATGGTGTGGCGCGGTCTTCGCGTTGTCGCCCACCGGCAACGCGAGCGCCGAAGACTTGCGCATAGGCCTGGCGGCCGACGTCACATCCATGGACCCGCAATGGAACAACGCCGGCCCGAACAACGCGATTGCGCTGCATATCTTCGAGTCGCTGGTGTTCATGGACAAGAACGCACGCTACATTCCGGGGCTCGCGCTGTCCTGGAAACCGCTCAATCCGACCACCTGGGAAATCAAGCTGCGCCCCAATGTGAAATGGCATGACGGTGCGCCGTTCACAAGCGTAGACGTCAAGGCCTCGCTGGAGCGGCCCGAGAAGCTGGACAACAGCCCTGGCTCGTTCACGAGCTACACCAAGCCGATCGCACGCATCGACACGCCCGACGCCCTCACGGTGCGCCTGACCATGAACGTGCCGAACTATGCCAACCTGGCCAATGACCTGAACAGCGTGCCGATCATGCCGAAGAAGGTGGCCGCCACGCTCACGCAGGCCGAGTTCGATTCGGGCAAGGCGATGATCGGCACCGGGCCGTTCAGGTTCGTGCGCTTCGCGCGCGGCCAGGAGATCGTCATGGCGCGCAATCCCGACTACTGGGGCCCCAAGCCGGAATGGGACCGCGCGGTCTTCCGCATCATCACCGACAACGGCGCACGCTCCGCCGCCCTGCTGGCCGGCGATGTGGACGTCATCGAAAGCGTGCCCGCCGCCGACGTGGCCAAGCTCAAGCAGAACCCGAAGTTCCGCATCGAGCAGACCGTGTCATGGCGCACGATCTTCTGGCAGATGGACCAGTCGCGCGACAATCCGCCGTACGTCACCGACAAGGCCGGCAAGCCGCTGGGCAAGAATCCGTTCAAGGATGCGCGCGTGCGCGCCGCGATCTCCAGGGCGATCAACCGCGACGCCATCGTCAGCCGCATCATGGAGGGCCTGGCGGTGCCGGCATCGTCACTGGTGTCGCCACAGATCTTCGGGCACCCAGGGACCAAACCCGAGCCCTACGACCCGGAAGGCGCGAAGAAGCTGCTGGCCGCCGCCGGCTATCCGAACGGCTTCGGGCTGATGCTGCATGCGACCAACAACCGCTACCTGAACGATGCCGCCGTCGCGCAGGCCACGGCCAGCATGCTGACGCGCGTGGGCATCCAGACCAAGGTGGAAACCATGCCCGTGGCCGTGTACTTCACACGCGCGCGCCAGGGCGATTTCTCGTTCGAGATGCTTGGCTGGGGCTCCGCCGCCGCCGACGTGGCGCTGCGCTCGATCACCGGCACGCCCGACGCCAAGACCGGTTACGGCACCTGGAACTGGGGCAAGTACAGCAACCCGCAGCTGGACAAGCTGATCGAAAAGTCGCTCACCACGGTGAGCAGCGACAAGGCACGCGAGGAGAACGCAAAGGCCGCCGCGAAATTCGCGCTGGACGACCATGCGATCATTCCGTCGCACAGCCAGCTGGCCATGTGGGCGATGAAGAAGGGCCTGAAGTACGAAGCGCGCACCGACGAGTGGTCGCTCGCGCAGTTCTTCCACAAGGAGTGA
- a CDS encoding SRPBCC domain-containing protein, with amino-acid sequence MTEAATFHLEMTRQIRAPRERVFDAFTDQAALAAWHCPRGMQVREASADARVGGRYRLVMGAKDGEQHIVGGEYQAIDRANFLAYTWQWEGSELPAGVRTLIEITLTDKDGGTHLHMRHSGFPDAATRDSHESGWQSVFNNLSDYLDAEGSAGTLTVYGDARSTYVRTVRLALEEKGVRYTLKPVAPHSDELLTHNPFGRIPAFADGPIEFYETRAILSYINEVFGGPNLIPQTGPTARARCEQWISLINCHAYDAMVRRYVLQYVFPKGPDGKPDRATIEGALPDIARNLDALEQAYGGRDFLVGNALSMADLFFAPIVEYLGRFPESAAMLEARPNIRRAHSVMRARPSYAATQPDLG; translated from the coding sequence ATGACTGAAGCTGCAACGTTTCACCTGGAGATGACCCGCCAGATCCGCGCGCCGCGCGAGCGGGTGTTTGATGCATTCACCGACCAGGCCGCCCTGGCCGCCTGGCATTGCCCGCGTGGCATGCAGGTGCGGGAAGCCAGCGCGGATGCGCGCGTGGGTGGCCGCTATCGGCTGGTGATGGGAGCGAAGGACGGCGAACAGCACATTGTCGGGGGCGAGTATCAGGCAATCGATCGCGCCAACTTCCTGGCCTATACGTGGCAATGGGAAGGCAGCGAACTACCCGCCGGCGTACGCACGCTGATCGAGATCACGCTGACCGACAAGGATGGCGGCACCCACCTGCACATGCGCCATAGCGGCTTCCCCGATGCCGCCACGCGCGATTCGCACGAGAGCGGCTGGCAATCCGTCTTCAACAACCTCAGCGACTACCTGGATGCCGAAGGCAGCGCCGGCACGCTGACCGTCTACGGCGACGCGCGCAGCACCTACGTTCGCACCGTGCGCCTGGCGCTCGAAGAGAAAGGCGTGCGCTACACGCTCAAGCCGGTTGCGCCGCACAGCGACGAACTGCTGACCCACAACCCGTTCGGCCGCATTCCGGCATTCGCCGACGGTCCGATCGAGTTCTATGAAACGCGCGCCATCCTGAGCTACATCAACGAGGTCTTTGGCGGCCCGAACCTGATTCCGCAAACCGGCCCTACTGCGCGCGCACGCTGCGAGCAGTGGATCAGCCTGATCAACTGCCACGCCTACGATGCGATGGTGCGCCGCTATGTGCTGCAGTACGTATTCCCGAAGGGCCCGGACGGCAAGCCCGATCGCGCCACCATCGAGGGGGCCCTGCCCGATATCGCGCGCAATCTTGACGCCCTCGAGCAGGCCTACGGCGGGCGCGATTTCCTGGTCGGCAATGCGTTGTCGATGGCCGACCTGTTCTTCGCGCCGATCGTCGAGTATCTGGGGCGATTCCCGGAAAGCGCCGCGATGCTGGAGGCACGGCCGAACATCCGGCGTGCCCACTCCGTCATGCGCGCGCGGCCGAGCTACGCGGCCACGCAACCGGATCTCGGCTGA
- a CDS encoding PLP-dependent cysteine synthase family protein, translating to MPHSDWTHEAIHRIEADFNRSSDTHLIPLDLPGYPDIRFYFKDESSHPTGSLKHRLARSLFLYALCNGWLHAGSTVVEASSGSTAISEAYFARLLGLPFVAVIPAGTSRAKVEAIEFYGGRCHLVDNPSEIYAESHRIARESGGHFMDQFTYAERATDWRANNNIAESIFKQMAQEVHPVPAWIVASGGTGGTVATLGRYVAYRRHQTRILCADPENSVFFDYFCGCLAGKPDQALTLETGSRIEGIGRPRVEWSFIPTCIDAMLKVPDALSFAAMRYLAQRFGRRVGGSTGTNFVGVLYLAQRMRAAGQAGAIVTLLCDSGERYATTYYDDDWYQEQRIHVDAGDVLIGRAVNGEPVLTPQTVDGLAAAGAGIPGGAGQ from the coding sequence ATGCCGCATTCAGACTGGACCCACGAAGCGATCCACAGGATCGAGGCCGATTTCAACCGGTCTTCCGACACCCACTTGATTCCCCTGGACTTGCCCGGCTATCCGGACATCCGCTTCTACTTCAAGGACGAATCCAGCCACCCGACCGGCAGCCTCAAGCACCGGCTCGCGCGGTCGCTGTTCCTGTATGCGTTGTGCAACGGATGGCTGCATGCCGGCAGCACGGTGGTGGAGGCCTCCAGCGGCTCGACCGCGATTTCCGAGGCCTATTTCGCGCGCCTGCTCGGTCTGCCGTTCGTGGCGGTGATCCCGGCCGGCACCTCGCGTGCGAAGGTGGAGGCCATAGAGTTCTACGGCGGGCGCTGCCACCTGGTCGACAACCCGTCCGAGATCTACGCCGAGTCGCACCGCATTGCGCGGGAATCGGGCGGGCATTTCATGGACCAGTTCACCTACGCCGAACGCGCGACGGACTGGCGCGCCAACAACAATATCGCCGAGTCCATCTTCAAGCAGATGGCGCAGGAGGTGCATCCGGTGCCGGCGTGGATCGTGGCGAGCGGCGGCACCGGTGGCACCGTCGCCACGCTGGGGCGCTACGTGGCCTACCGGCGGCACCAGACGCGCATCCTGTGCGCCGATCCGGAGAACTCCGTGTTCTTCGATTACTTCTGCGGCTGTCTGGCGGGGAAGCCAGATCAGGCGCTGACACTCGAGACGGGCTCGCGCATCGAAGGCATCGGACGCCCGCGCGTGGAGTGGTCTTTCATTCCGACCTGCATCGACGCCATGCTCAAGGTGCCCGACGCACTGTCGTTTGCCGCCATGCGCTATCTGGCGCAGCGGTTCGGACGCCGCGTGGGCGGCTCGACCGGCACCAACTTCGTTGGCGTGCTGTACCTCGCGCAGCGCATGCGCGCGGCCGGGCAGGCCGGCGCGATCGTGACCCTGTTGTGCGACAGCGGCGAACGGTACGCGACGACCTATTATGACGACGACTGGTATCAGGAGCAGCGCATCCACGTGGATGCCGGGGACGTCCTGATCGGCCGCGCCGTCAATGGCGAACCGGTGCTGACGCCGCAGACCGTGGACGGGCTGGCGGCCGCGGGTGCCGGTATTCCCGGCGGCGCCGGACAATGA
- a CDS encoding methyltransferase domain-containing protein, which translates to MTAMFANSPTIVSAQSDVHEHLAARVARHLAEPFRKPIGEVSRRALDQALARWRQAGDVPLILDAGCGVGESTLRLATAFPDHFVIGVDQSEKRLGAGKDWWGDAPMPGNFCWARADLVDVWRLLQDDRVPVARHYVLYPNPWPKIGHLGRRWQGHAVFPALAACGDYLECRSNWKVYIDEFVTALGMVGRSSVTEAWQPETAMTPFERKYGASGHSLWRCVTQR; encoded by the coding sequence ATGACTGCCATGTTTGCCAATTCCCCCACCATTGTTTCGGCACAGTCCGATGTACACGAACACCTCGCGGCACGCGTGGCGCGCCATCTTGCCGAGCCGTTTCGCAAGCCGATCGGCGAGGTGAGCCGGCGCGCGCTGGACCAGGCGCTGGCGCGCTGGCGGCAGGCCGGCGACGTGCCGCTGATCCTCGACGCCGGCTGCGGCGTGGGCGAAAGCACGCTCCGGCTCGCCACGGCATTTCCGGATCATTTCGTGATTGGCGTGGACCAGTCGGAGAAGCGCCTGGGCGCGGGCAAGGACTGGTGGGGCGATGCCCCCATGCCCGGCAACTTTTGCTGGGCGCGCGCCGACCTTGTCGACGTGTGGCGCCTGCTGCAGGATGATCGCGTGCCCGTGGCGCGACACTATGTGCTCTATCCGAACCCCTGGCCGAAGATCGGGCACCTCGGGCGGCGCTGGCAAGGGCATGCCGTGTTCCCCGCGCTGGCAGCCTGTGGCGATTATCTGGAGTGCCGCAGCAACTGGAAGGTCTACATCGACGAGTTCGTGACGGCCCTGGGCATGGTCGGTCGTTCGTCAGTGACCGAGGCGTGGCAGCCCGAAACAGCGATGACGCCGTTCGAGCGCAAGTACGGGGCGTCGGGCCACAGCCTGTGGCGCTGCGTGACGCAGCGCTAG